GAATGGTCAGGATCAGAAAAGCTAAAATACTACGTTTCATGGTTAGCCTCTTTTATTCTGATCTATGAACAGTTATACCTTATTATACTGCCGGAATCGTGGATTGACAACAAATCTATGAGAGGCATTTATCTGAGGAATGAGTTATAGACTAAAACAGAGCTATTTCCGGGAATACTCCTGAACAGCATCAAAAAGAGACAGAATATTTTCAGGAGGTACGTCGGGCATAATATTATGAATATTGTTGAAAACGTAGCCTCCTCCAGGAGTCAGAATATCCAGCCGCCTGAAAACTTCGGCTCTGACACGTTCCGGCGTTCCCTTATTCAAGATTTCCCGGGGGTCCATTCCCCCTCCCCAAAAGCAAATATCCTGACCAAATTCGGCCTTCACCCTCTCAGGTTCCATGTTCAGACAGTTCGTCTGTAGTGGATTGATAATGTCCATTCCCTCATCTATCAAGGAGGGCAGGAACTGATATATGGAGCCACAGCTATGCAGGAAGGTCTTCATTGAACTGTTTTCATGGACAAAACTGCATAGTTTTTTTCTATGTGAATGAAACAACTCTGTATACACATCCAAACCCATAAAAGGCCCGGAGTCCATCCCCAGGTCATCACCAAAGCGGAGCACATCGACAAGATCGCCGACGGAATCACAGACCTTCTCAAGAGTCTTCATATGCCGTTCCATCAATAATTCCATTAGAATCGCAACATTATCTTTGTCGATGTAAAGATCCATTAGGAAATTATCCATTCTTCTTAAGAAGGTACCCCACTCAAAAAGGTTGGATCCGCAGACAACAAGCAATGCCTTATCCGATTCTTCCCGTAAAGTGATCGTCCTGGCTCTCAATGTATCCCAAAAACCGTCATCCGCAGCATGATCCCATGGACTATGCACCATATTGGACCACAAGACTCTATCCATGGCTTCATCCAGAGCCTCTTCCATGCCTTTACGGCTATCAGGATAGCCATCCACCCAGGGAAAAAAGGCTTGATCATAGAAAGTGGCTCCAGCCGGTTTCACAGCTATGACAGTTCCATCTTTATGAGTATTGGTCCAGACACCACGTTCATTCAGAACAGGTTTAAACCATCCTGGATAATAGGCCTTGTACTTATCGGTCATCTGAAACTCCCGCCATTCTTCCGGGAAATCATTAAATTGACGGCCAATATCCAGAATGTCGACACCCAGGCGATCGATCAGTGCATTTCCGGGCTGTGCCAACTGCTGAACCACATCATAGACAAGGGTCGGGTCATTTGATTTCATATGCACCATAAGCCTGGCATGAGCGATGGCAGAAATGCCGGAACTGGGGGTAGCGCCTAAATCAATAGGGACCCGATCAGGCTGTTTATGATGAAGGGCCGTTTGCACTCTTTCTCTTGATGTCATTTGATTCTCCATTAGTATGAAAATCATAACACCACACTCAAGGATTTCACCATTGTATTTTCTAAGGATAATTATGGAAAAATTAAGAATTGCCGAGGAAAAACTATAAAAAAACCCAGCCTCGCAGCTGGGTCCAGAAAAAAGAGAAGAGAAATTACATATTATCCTTTAACGGCACCCAGTGTTAATCCTTTAACAAGGGACTTCTGGGTGATCCAACCAAGAATGACTGCCGGCAGAATAGCAACCGTAGAGGATGCAGATAACTGGGCAACAAACATGCCCTGCTGCTCTCTGAAACGGGACATATATACTGGTAGTGTCGCCGTAGAATTCCCTGTCAGGTTGAAGCCCAAAAAGAACTCATTCCAGACAAAGATCGCTACAAGCAATCCGGATGAAATGATTCCGGTTCTTACAAGAGGAATCGCAATAGAAACCAGTTGTCTGAACCTTGAACAGCCGTCAATTTCCGAAGCTTCGATGATTGATTTCGGAACATCCTTAAAAAAGGAATGCAGCATCCATACAACGATAGGGACATGAAATCCAATATAAGCGATGAGTAATCCCATGGGTGATTTAATCAAATTAAATTTCTGATACCATGTATATAAGGGAATAATGACCGCGACTGGAGGAAGAAGAATCGTGGTAATAAACCATACATATATCTTTTCTCCTGTGTTCCTTTTTTTGAATTTACCAAAAACAAGTGCAAAAGAGGCTGGTACAGCCAACACAAGGCAAGCCAATGTTGTGAAAAAGACCTGGAATAACGAGTTCTTCAAGTATCTGAACATATTCGCATCACTGAGGACCATTTTCAAGGTATTCAATGTCGGCTTGAAGATCAAACTGGGACTGACAGCTTGATGCTCTGTTTTAAAAGAGGTCAAAAACATATACAGAATGGGTGAAAAATACAGGATTGCTATGGCAAAGATAAAGAGAGTAAGCAACAGTAAATTAATTTTTTTCCTGATATTGTGTCTTCTTAATATTTTAAGTTTTTCTGGGTTCATAAATGTTTCCCCGCATCACTCAAAGGATGCACTCCTTTTTTTGATGATTCGATATAATACATTTACAGAAATAAGGGTTATAGCCACAGTCATCGTTGCCAAAGCACCGGCACGTCCGACCTGAGATCCATTAAATATTTCCATATAAACAGCATATGGGAGGTTATATGAACGGGTACCAGGACCTCCCGCTGTAGTGACAAGGATCAACCCGATTTCTTTCACTATAAATATGAGTCCCAGCATTATGGCAACCATGACATGTTGAGAGATCATAGGAAGCTTGATCAAAAATGTAGACTCGAACCAGTTAGCACCATCCACTTTCATACTGTCAACAACATCCCCTGAGATTCCCTGAAGACCAGCCAGAATGATTAAAACAAAAAATGGTATCCATTGCCAGGAGAAAAGAAAAATAATGACAGCCATGGGGTGATAACTGAGCAAATCAACGGGAGTAAATCCTAGAGATTTCGAAATCACACCATACCAGCCGAAGGTTGTATTAAATATTGTCGTTTTCCAGATAACACCGCTGGCTGTAGACATAACAAAGAAAGGTCCCATGATCAGTGTACGTGCTATATTGATTCCAGGAACCTGGTGATCCAGCAATATGGAAAATAAAAAACCCGCAACAGCACAGATTCCAAGAGTGGAGACGGTCAGCACAATTGTTTGCCAGAAAATACTGTAAAATTCTGGAATAATAGGAAACTCAGGGATCCTCAGATAATATAAATAATTTTCAAATCCTATAAACTCGATAGGCAGATCCGGTCTGGATAAATTCCAACTCAGAGTTGAATAAATAATTGTCAGAATAAATGGCACTTGTGTCATGACAGCCACTACTAGAATAGCAGGCAGCAGAAACAACCAATCCTTTTCCTTTTTCATTAGGGTTCCTCAAAAAATCTGTAATTCTACATAATTATATAATGAATTTTTAAATAATCTAGAATTTTTTTGATAAGCTTAAAAATTCAGGCAGTATAAAATGGAATTATACTGCCTGATTAAAATTAAATTAACTGGAAGTCAAATATTAACGATATTTTCCATCAACAGCGACCTGATTAAAGAGATCATTTGTTTTCTTAATAGCTTCATCCAATGTAATTTTATCTACAACATAGTCAGCCAGATACTGTGTCATTTTGGTTCCGGCATCTGCGAACTCAGGAATAGCAATATACTGAAGACCTACGTAGGGAACAGGTTCCATAGTCGGTTTTGTAAAG
The sequence above is drawn from the Oceanispirochaeta sp. genome and encodes:
- a CDS encoding uroporphyrinogen decarboxylase family protein, translating into MTSRERVQTALHHKQPDRVPIDLGATPSSGISAIAHARLMVHMKSNDPTLVYDVVQQLAQPGNALIDRLGVDILDIGRQFNDFPEEWREFQMTDKYKAYYPGWFKPVLNERGVWTNTHKDGTVIAVKPAGATFYDQAFFPWVDGYPDSRKGMEEALDEAMDRVLWSNMVHSPWDHAADDGFWDTLRARTITLREESDKALLVVCGSNLFEWGTFLRRMDNFLMDLYIDKDNVAILMELLMERHMKTLEKVCDSVGDLVDVLRFGDDLGMDSGPFMGLDVYTELFHSHRKKLCSFVHENSSMKTFLHSCGSIYQFLPSLIDEGMDIINPLQTNCLNMEPERVKAEFGQDICFWGGGMDPREILNKGTPERVRAEVFRRLDILTPGGGYVFNNIHNIMPDVPPENILSLFDAVQEYSRK
- a CDS encoding carbohydrate ABC transporter permease; translated protein: MNPEKLKILRRHNIRKKINLLLLTLFIFAIAILYFSPILYMFLTSFKTEHQAVSPSLIFKPTLNTLKMVLSDANMFRYLKNSLFQVFFTTLACLVLAVPASFALVFGKFKKRNTGEKIYVWFITTILLPPVAVIIPLYTWYQKFNLIKSPMGLLIAYIGFHVPIVVWMLHSFFKDVPKSIIEASEIDGCSRFRQLVSIAIPLVRTGIISSGLLVAIFVWNEFFLGFNLTGNSTATLPVYMSRFREQQGMFVAQLSASSTVAILPAVILGWITQKSLVKGLTLGAVKG
- a CDS encoding carbohydrate ABC transporter permease, with translation MKKEKDWLFLLPAILVVAVMTQVPFILTIIYSTLSWNLSRPDLPIEFIGFENYLYYLRIPEFPIIPEFYSIFWQTIVLTVSTLGICAVAGFLFSILLDHQVPGINIARTLIMGPFFVMSTASGVIWKTTIFNTTFGWYGVISKSLGFTPVDLLSYHPMAVIIFLFSWQWIPFFVLIILAGLQGISGDVVDSMKVDGANWFESTFLIKLPMISQHVMVAIMLGLIFIVKEIGLILVTTAGGPGTRSYNLPYAVYMEIFNGSQVGRAGALATMTVAITLISVNVLYRIIKKRSASFE